In Spirochaeta thermophila DSM 6578, the DNA window TCGTGACCATGGGGATGAGCTGGGCCCTCACCAACCTCACGGGTTCAGGGTGGTGGTCCTGGATGGCGGATCTCTTCCCCGAAGAGATCCGGGCGGAGTTCTTCGGAAAACGTTCCGCCCTTTCCAATGTGGTGAACATGATCTGGTTCTTCGCGGTGAGCCTTTCGCTCGATCTGGTTCCCGAGGAGGGCGTGTTCCTCTTCTGGGGTGTGGTGTTCATCATCGGGGGGATAGGAGGGCTCGCGGACATTCTCTTCCATCTGCCCATGCCGGCGAGACCTCATGAGCGGGAGCAGGGTGTCGGTTTCAAGGGGCTGTGGGAACCTCTCAAGGACGAGCGTTTCAGGCCCTTCCTCTTCGTCATAGGGACCATCCTCTTCGCCGTGAACCTTTCGATGCCCTTCCTGTCCCCCTATATCGTGGATCCGCGGCACGTGGGGGCCCCCAACTTCTGGCTGGGGATCCAGTTCATACTCTTCCAGATCACCTGGGTGCTCACCGCACCCCTCTGGGGGCTCTCCATGGACCGGTTCGGGAGGAAACCGGCGGTGGTGCTCGGCGTCCTGGGACGTCTCTCGTGGGTGGGGTTCCTGTTCCTCTCGCCGACGAACTACCAGGTCATCATCCCCCTCGCTTCCATCGTCACCGGCATCTTCGGTCCCCCGCTCTGGGACGGTATGCAACAGATGATGCTCTCCCTCGCCCCTGAGCGGGGAAGGGTCTCCTACGTGGCCTGGTTCTGGCTCGTGTGGGGTGTGGCATCGGCGGGAGGATCGGCGCTGGGCGGTGTGATAAGCGATGCCGTGGATGCAGCCTCCTTCACCATCCGGGGAGTGGGACCGGTGGACGGGTTCCAGGTGGTGCTCTCGCTCTCGTTGTTCCTGTGCGCCGTGGCCCTCATGGTGCTCGTGGGTATCGAAGAAGGGAAGGGCAAGACGGCCCGGTATGTCCTCGCCCGACTCGCCAACCCGGGGGTGGTCCGGACCTACGTGAACATGGGGATCATCCGGGGATCCGTCCCCTCCGAGCGTGTGGTCTCGGCCCTAAGGGCGGTGAACGAACGCGACAGCCTCCTCCTGGAGGAAGTGAAGGCGCGGCTCAACGACCCCGACGAGGAGGTGCGGCGTGAGGCGATACAGGCGCTCGCCCGACTGCGGGCCTCCTCGGCCGTGGACCTGCTCGTCTCCCACCTCCGTGACGACTCCTCTTCCCTCAGGGTGGAGGCGGCCCGGGCTCTGGGGGCGATCGGTGACCCGCGGGCCATCCCGGCGCTCATCGAGGGGCTCACTTCTTCTTCCCCGGAGCTCCAGCTCGCCTGTACCTATGCCCTGGGAGAGATTGGGGGCGAGGAGGCCGCAGGCGTGCTCCTCTCCACCCTCAAGGACGAGGAGTCGCCCGAGCATCTTAAGGTCTCGGGGGCCACGGCCGCGGCGAAACTGGGTGTGCTGGAGGCGGCATGGGAGATCATTCCTCTCATGCACCGTTCTCCGAATCGCGTACTCAAGACACAGCTCGCCATCGCCCTCGCGAACCTCCTCGGGAGACCGGGGGAGTTCTACCGACTGGTGACCGGGGGTGAACAGGAAGAGGTGCGGGAGAGAATGCTCCGGTCGCTCCCTGCCCAATGCAGCAGACTCCTCTTCAGGATGGGCCTTCCTTCGAAGGAGGTGGAGACGATCCGGAAGGGAATCACGGAAGCGGTCGACCTCTTCCTCGAGGGGAGGAAGGAGGAGTGCAGGGAAACGCTCGGAGAGGTGGGCAAGAGGCTCGTCCTCCTGTGTGCAGAGGCGAGGAACATAGGAGAGGGCACGGTGTTCGAAAAGGCCTGCCGGCTGGATCAGCGCCTCGGCGTGTGGTGGTGGCTCCTCAAGAAGGCCCGGGAGACCGACGATCCAGGGCAGCTCGAACTCGATCTTCTCGTCCTCCTCTACGCCCTCGGGGTGATGGAGATCCCGTGATCCCTTGAGGGGCTCGGCGAAAAAGTGCGGACATTCCCCCCTGTTTCCTTGAATTTCACGAGGGAGGCTACCATACTGTATAGTGTCGAACGGCCAGGGGGTGAGAGTGAAGGCTCTTCTCAAGAACCTGAAGACGTTGGAACGGCGTCTCTCCTCGTATGTTCCAGGGGATGTGATCGCACTCGCCGAGATCCGGGAGCTCCTCGGTGAGGTCCGGAGGGAGTTCGAGAGGACCCCTTCGCTCAAGAAACTCGAAGGCGTGCTCGTTACCTTTCTCCAGATCTCGGACCGGCTCGCCTCGGATCCGGGGTTGGAGGCTGGCTTCGTGGAGCTCCTCTCGGGGGTGGTGAGTGATCTCATCCTCTTCTTCACGAGGAAGATCGAGGCGAAGACCTTCGCGGCCCACCTCAGATCCTTCATCCCTCGACTCAAGGAGATGCTCTCCTCCTCTGCCCCACGGGAGGAGAAGGGGCGTCCCCGTTATCCCTCCGATTACTTCGACGCCCTCGTGGACGACGGCCGGCTTCTCTCGCAGTTCTTCCACGAGGCGTCCGACCACCTCAACGAGGCCCAGTACACGCTCCTCGATCTCGAGTACGATCCCACGAACAAGGAACTCGTCAACGACATTTTCCGGAACTTCCATACGATCAAGGGGTCTTCCGCGTTCCTCGGCCTCAGGAACATAGAGGAGGTCAGTCACAGGATAGAGGACCTCTTCGTCCTCGTACGCGATGACAAGATCTTTCTCTCTCGGGATCTCATCGATGTGGTGTTCTACGGGATAGAACTCATCAGGGTCTTGCTCGACATCATGGAGACCTCCGGATTCGAACGGGAGAAGATGACCCAGGCATTCCTCCAGGTGGATATCTTCACCTACCTCCACCTCATGGAGCGTATACTCACGGAATATACGGTGAAGAAGATCGGCGAGATCCTCCAGGAGGAGGGCAAGCTGAAGCCCGAAGACCTCCACGTGCTCCTCGAGCGTCAGGAGAAGGAAGGGGGAGAACGGATGCCCCTGGGGAAACTCGCTGTTGAGGAGCGGCTCGTGATGCCGGAGGACGTGGTGGGGGCCCTCAAGAAACAGCAGGATCAGCGGGCCAAGGCGAGACGGCTGGGATACGTGAAGGTCTCCAACGAGAAGCTCAACATGCTCATCGATCTGGTGGGGGAGCTGGTGATCCATCAGTCGATGCTCCAGCAACACCTCCTGGCGGAGGAGGACAGGGAGCGGCTCGACAGGACGCTCACGAGCCTGGAGACGACCACCTCGACCATCAAGAACCTGGTCCTCTCACTCGGCATGCTCCCCATGGGCGATCTCTTCAACCGGCTCAGGGTGGCCATACGGCATACCGCGGAGGAGCTCGGCAAGGCGATCATCGTGGACACCGAGGGAGAGGAGACGGAACTCGACAGGAACATGCTGGAGGTGCTCTACGACCCCCTGCTCCACCTCGTGCGGAACGCCGTGGATCACGGTATCGAATCCCCCGAGGAACGGGAGAAGGCGGGGAAGCTCAGGGTCGGCAAGATCTCCCTGCGGGCGGAACACCGGGGGAGCGGCATCCAGATCGTGGTGGAGGACGACGGACGGGGTATCGACCGCAAGAAGGTGGTGGAGAAGGCCCTGCTCCTCGGCCTCGTCCGCAAGGAGGATGCGGGGCGGATGAGCGAGAAGGAGGTCTACGACCTCCTCTTCCTTCCGGGGTTCTCCACCAAGGAGCGGGTGGACACCACCTCGGGCAGGGGGGTGGGGATGGACGTGGTGAAGAAGAATCTCGAGTCCATCCACGGCAGGGTCGAGGTGGAGAGCGAAGAGGGGAAGTTCACCCGATTCATCATCGGACTTCCCCTCACCCTGGCCATCATCGACGGACTCGTCACGGTGATCGGGAAGAACCGGTACATCTTCCCCTTCGGGGCGGTGGAGGAGATCGCCGTGATACCCCGGGACCGACTCCGTATGGAGGAGGATCAGAACGCCACCCTCCTGTTCCATCGGGGGCGGCACATCCCCGTGCTCTTCTCCCATCGCATCCTGGGAGAGGAGAGGCACGAAGAAGGGGATTCCTTCCTCGGGGTCCTCGTGCTCCACGAGCGTTCCTCCTACTGCGTGGTGGTGGACGAGATCGTGGGAAAGCAGGAGGTGGTGATCAAGAATCTGGGGGGATTGCTCTCCGGCTATCGCTATCTCTCCGGTGGTACCATATTCGGGGACGGGAGTATAGGTTTCGTCCTCGACATCCAGGGATTGATAGAAGAGGCGGAGGCCGGATCGGCGGCCAAGACGGTATTGAGGGAGGTGTGAATGAAACACATCATGGTGGTGGATGACTCGGAGGTCATCCTCAGGATCGTGAGTCAGACACTCCAGATGCATGGGTATTCCCAGATACTCACGGCATCCAACGGGAAGGATGCCCTGCCTATCATCAAGGAACACCTGGGCAAGATCGCGCTCTACATCTTCGATGTGAACATGCCGGAGATGGACGGTCTCTCCCTCCTCAAGGAGGTGAGGACCCTGGACAAGACCACGCCCATCATCATGCTCACCACGGAGACCGACAAAGAGAAGATCATGGCTGCCAGGGAGTCCGGTGCCACCGGATGGATCATAAAGCCCTTCGAGGGCGAGAAGTTCATCAAGGTGGTGAAGATGTACCTCGGGTAATCTGAAGAGGAGGCCCTATGGCTGATCCGGTTCTCAACAAGTATCTGCTCTTTTCCCTGGGGGAGGAACACTACGGGATCCCCATCGCCAAGGTCCAGGAGGTGGTACGATACATCCCCATCACCAGGTTGCACGACACCTCCCGCTTCCTCAAGGGGGTGGTCAATCTCAGGGGAAGGATCGTGCCGATCATAGATCTGAGGCTCAAGTTCGGCTTCGAGGAGAGACCCTATACGGATCGAACGGTCTTCATCGTGGTGGAGGTCTTGAGTCCCCGCAGCCCCTACCTGGTCGGCCTCGCCGTCGATGCGGTGGAGGACGTGGTGGAGGTACCCGATACACGGGTGGAGAAGATGCCCAGCGTGGGCGGCAAGATGAAGTCGCACTACCTCTACGGACTGGTGCAGTTGGGTGACCGACTCGTCCTCCTCCTCAACCTCGAGGAGATCCTGAGCACCGAAGAAGTGGTGAAGATCTCGGAGAAGGTGGAGACCCATAAGGTCTCACCGGAACCCTCTTCCTCACAGCGTAAAGGATGAGCATGAAACGAACGAGCTCCTGGTTCGCCTCGATCCGTGCACTCACCGTCCTCGCTGAAGTAGGGCTTCTCGCTTCTCTGTTGCTCCTCGTGATGATGCAGGTGTTCGACATGGAGGGGTGGACGTTCCTCCCTCTCCTCCTCGTGGTGCTTTTCGTCCTCCTCGGCCTCGTGGTTTTCCTGAGGAGGGAGCGGCGCTACATAGTGGAGTTGGAACAGGTGGTAGAGCACACCATCGATGCCTATCGGGGCGTCTCCCTCCAGCTTCTCCTCGCGATCGGCGACATCTACAGGGACATGCTCTCCCTTCAAGAGGAGTACCTCTCTCCTCTGCCTGCCGAGGTCGAGGAGTCCCGGTCCATGTTGGATAGGGTGTTCTCCTCGGAGACCGAGTTCGCGAAACTCATAGAGGAGGAACGGAAGAGGATCGACGGCCTCAAAGGCGTCGATCTCAAGAAGCTCCTCCGTGGCGTGGCGGGATTCGAAGTGATCAGCCGACGGTACATCCTCGCCTCTCTGGTGATCCTGGGGACAGTCGTAAAGAAGATGAAGGAGGTGATCGCAGAGAAGCTCGAGCTCTCCAGGAGCATGTCCCGCGGGCTGGTGGAGGTCTCCATCGTCCACGACCTCATAAAACGGTGGGACGAGCTGTCGGATCAGCTCATCGTGAAGGAGGTCTCCCAGAGCTTCCAGGAGATCGCGCCGATGCGGGAGATGCTGGAGAAGACCCTCAAGGTCCTCGCCGGGGACATCCCCGAGATGAAACGGCAACAGGAGGAGGCGAGGGAGTTCCTGCTCTTCCAGCGGAGGCGGCTCGAGGAATTCTTCGAAGTGATGGAGAAGGTGAAGCACGAGTTCTCTCTCAGCATGGAGCGGTACTTCGATGAACTCAAGGGTATCCCCTCCGTGGTGAAGGAGATTGCAGAGATCGCGGAGAATGTGAAGATGGTCTCGTTCAAACTGAGCATCGAGGCGAGCAAGGCGGGTGACAGGAGCTTCACCCTCATCGCCAGGGAACTCAGGACCCTCTCCGAGAAGGTCTCCCTCTTCGCGAAGGAGATCACAGGGAGGGTGAGCCTCACCACCCAGACCGTGGAGAAGGAGAGGAGGATCCAGATCGAGAAACTCGAGGAACTCGAACGGATCATGGGGGAATCGAGTTCCCTCACCCAGGAGCTCGATCGATACGACGAGAGTGTCCGCAGGATCTCGGATTCGTTCGAGATGCAGCTCAAGCGTATCGGCAATATCGAGGAGTACGGACGCGAGGCGAACCGGCTCCTCATGCGGTTCTTCGAGATCGCCCAGCAACTGGTGATCGTCCAGGAGGAGTTGCTCCACCGGGATGCCTTTGTCGAGGAGCTCATGCAGGGGCTCCAGAAGAATCTCGAGGACTTCGTCTCCCGGGAGGAGAGTTACAGGGAGAACAAGGAGGTGGTGAGGGCCATCCTCGAGCGACTCAAATCGAGGATCACGACCAAGCGGGAACGTCTCCTCCTCAAGGATTTCTACAGGAAGTTCCTGGGAGAGGAATGGGAAGAGGATGTCTCGCCCACGGACGACTCCATCATCATCTTCTAGGGGAAGATGATGTCCACCCTCTCTCCCGCGATGTTCACCCGGCTCTCCGGGCTCTTCTACGAGATCACCGGGATACGGCTCAAGGAGTACAAGCGATACCTCCTCGAATACCGCCTCATGCGGCTCGTGGGGCCCGATCGGAGGTTCTCCTCGTTCGAGGAGCTCTACGAGGCGCTCCGTGAGGACCACACGGGGGAGCTCAGGGGACTCTTCGTCCACCTCCTCACCACGAACTACACATACTTCTTCCGTGAGTCCCTGCACTTCTCGGTGGTACGGGAGTATCTCCAGGGAAGAGGCAGGGAGGAACCCTATGTGAGGATATGGAGCGCGGGATGCGCCACCGGAGAGGAGACGTACAGTATCGCCATGGTGGTGAGGGATGCCCTCCCCGATGTGGATGCGAGGGATCTCAAGATCCTGGGTACGGACATCTCGCCCGAGGTCTTGTACGTGGCGCACGCGGGTGTGTATCCGATCAGGAAGGTGCAGACCTCGCCGTATGATCATCTTCTCGCGCGTTATTGCAGGTTCGACGAGGGGGAGGGTATCCTCGAGGTGAAGGATGAGGTGAAGAGGCTGGTGACGTTCAGGCGCCTCAACCTCATGGAACCCTATCCGTTCAGACGCATGTTCGATGTGGTGTTCCTCCGGAATGTGCTCATCTATTTCGACCTTCCCGAGAAGGAGCGGATCCTCTCGAAGGTCTACGACGTGGTGAAGCCGGAAGGGTATCTCATCCTGGGGCTCTCGGAGAGCCTCGTGGGGGTGCGTCACCGGTTTCTTCACCTCAAGGCTTCCATCTACAGCAAGAGAGGGTGATATGCACGAGTACTTCCTGCATCCCGGAGAGCTTATCTTCTCCCGACGCCACATGCTCGTAAAGACCGTGCTGGGGTCATGTGTGGCGGTGTGCATACACGACAAGGTGCAGCGTATAGGGGGGATGTGCCACTACCTCCTTCCGGTGGCCCCCACGGACGAACAGCGGAGCACCAAGTACGGTGACGTGGCCATACGGGTCTTGCTCTCGAAGTTCCTGGGGAAGGCGGGATCCCGGAAGGAGGATCTGCTGGCCTCGGTGATAGGTGGGGCGTTCGTGGTCTTCGACGAGCGGGAGATCTTCTTCGTGGGTGACAGGAACGTGGAGGTCGCACTCAGATTGCTCAAGGAATATGGGGTCTATGTGCTCCAGATGAACACCGGCGGGGACTACGGGAGGAGGGTTCTCTTCGAACCTCACACCAACAAGCTGGTCGTCGAACAGATAAAGGGCGTGACCGTGGATGATCTCTACGACCCGGAGGCGTGATTCATGAGCGAGAAGATCCGTGTGCTGGTGGTGGACGACTCGGCGATCGTGAGGGAGGTCCTCTCACGGCTCATCGGGGGGGCTCCTGACATGGAGCTCGCGGGGACCGCCCCGGATCCCTTCATCGCGAGGGACAAGATCCTCAGGACGAACCCCGATGTCCTCACCCTGGACATCGAGATGCCTCGTATGGACGGGCTCTCGTTCCTCGAGCGGCTCATGCACTACCGCCCCCTCCCGGTGGTCGTGGTGAGCTCGGTGACCACGAAGGACTCGACGGCGGTGGTGAGGGCTCTGGAACTGGGGGCCTTCGACGTGGTGAACAAGCCGGGGGATAGCACGAGCGTGGGGGAGGTGGGTGAGCAGATCCTGGAGAAGATCCGTGCGGCCTACAGGTACAGGGATCAGTTCATCGGCAAGTGGTGCCTCCTCAAGGAGAAGGGGGCGAGATCAGGTCCTCCTTCCCACCATCTCTCGGTGGTGGAGACCACCGAGAAGCTCGTAGTGGTGGGTGCTTCCACCGGCGGCAC includes these proteins:
- a CDS encoding MFS transporter, which translates into the protein MLSQRELKRTMRYSLLSGVSFVFWFQVCSPQSLFNVFIKNYLGAGASGLGLLIAVISMMGVLQIFAVPLFNMVKTPKWVWLVTHLIHRLHSFVLAGVAFSVASGGDKETGFWIIVVTMGMSWALTNLTGSGWWSWMADLFPEEIRAEFFGKRSALSNVVNMIWFFAVSLSLDLVPEEGVFLFWGVVFIIGGIGGLADILFHLPMPARPHEREQGVGFKGLWEPLKDERFRPFLFVIGTILFAVNLSMPFLSPYIVDPRHVGAPNFWLGIQFILFQITWVLTAPLWGLSMDRFGRKPAVVLGVLGRLSWVGFLFLSPTNYQVIIPLASIVTGIFGPPLWDGMQQMMLSLAPERGRVSYVAWFWLVWGVASAGGSALGGVISDAVDAASFTIRGVGPVDGFQVVLSLSLFLCAVALMVLVGIEEGKGKTARYVLARLANPGVVRTYVNMGIIRGSVPSERVVSALRAVNERDSLLLEEVKARLNDPDEEVRREAIQALARLRASSAVDLLVSHLRDDSSSLRVEAARALGAIGDPRAIPALIEGLTSSSPELQLACTYALGEIGGEEAAGVLLSTLKDEESPEHLKVSGATAAAKLGVLEAAWEIIPLMHRSPNRVLKTQLAIALANLLGRPGEFYRLVTGGEQEEVRERMLRSLPAQCSRLLFRMGLPSKEVETIRKGITEAVDLFLEGRKEECRETLGEVGKRLVLLCAEARNIGEGTVFEKACRLDQRLGVWWWLLKKARETDDPGQLELDLLVLLYALGVMEIP
- a CDS encoding chemotaxis protein CheA; amino-acid sequence: MSNGQGVRVKALLKNLKTLERRLSSYVPGDVIALAEIRELLGEVRREFERTPSLKKLEGVLVTFLQISDRLASDPGLEAGFVELLSGVVSDLILFFTRKIEAKTFAAHLRSFIPRLKEMLSSSAPREEKGRPRYPSDYFDALVDDGRLLSQFFHEASDHLNEAQYTLLDLEYDPTNKELVNDIFRNFHTIKGSSAFLGLRNIEEVSHRIEDLFVLVRDDKIFLSRDLIDVVFYGIELIRVLLDIMETSGFEREKMTQAFLQVDIFTYLHLMERILTEYTVKKIGEILQEEGKLKPEDLHVLLERQEKEGGERMPLGKLAVEERLVMPEDVVGALKKQQDQRAKARRLGYVKVSNEKLNMLIDLVGELVIHQSMLQQHLLAEEDRERLDRTLTSLETTTSTIKNLVLSLGMLPMGDLFNRLRVAIRHTAEELGKAIIVDTEGEETELDRNMLEVLYDPLLHLVRNAVDHGIESPEEREKAGKLRVGKISLRAEHRGSGIQIVVEDDGRGIDRKKVVEKALLLGLVRKEDAGRMSEKEVYDLLFLPGFSTKERVDTTSGRGVGMDVVKKNLESIHGRVEVESEEGKFTRFIIGLPLTLAIIDGLVTVIGKNRYIFPFGAVEEIAVIPRDRLRMEEDQNATLLFHRGRHIPVLFSHRILGEERHEEGDSFLGVLVLHERSSYCVVVDEIVGKQEVVIKNLGGLLSGYRYLSGGTIFGDGSIGFVLDIQGLIEEAEAGSAAKTVLREV
- a CDS encoding response regulator, producing the protein MKHIMVVDDSEVILRIVSQTLQMHGYSQILTASNGKDALPIIKEHLGKIALYIFDVNMPEMDGLSLLKEVRTLDKTTPIIMLTTETDKEKIMAARESGATGWIIKPFEGEKFIKVVKMYLG
- a CDS encoding chemotaxis protein CheW, translated to MADPVLNKYLLFSLGEEHYGIPIAKVQEVVRYIPITRLHDTSRFLKGVVNLRGRIVPIIDLRLKFGFEERPYTDRTVFIVVEVLSPRSPYLVGLAVDAVEDVVEVPDTRVEKMPSVGGKMKSHYLYGLVQLGDRLVLLLNLEEILSTEEVVKISEKVETHKVSPEPSSSQRKG
- a CDS encoding methyl-accepting chemotaxis protein codes for the protein MKRTSSWFASIRALTVLAEVGLLASLLLLVMMQVFDMEGWTFLPLLLVVLFVLLGLVVFLRRERRYIVELEQVVEHTIDAYRGVSLQLLLAIGDIYRDMLSLQEEYLSPLPAEVEESRSMLDRVFSSETEFAKLIEEERKRIDGLKGVDLKKLLRGVAGFEVISRRYILASLVILGTVVKKMKEVIAEKLELSRSMSRGLVEVSIVHDLIKRWDELSDQLIVKEVSQSFQEIAPMREMLEKTLKVLAGDIPEMKRQQEEAREFLLFQRRRLEEFFEVMEKVKHEFSLSMERYFDELKGIPSVVKEIAEIAENVKMVSFKLSIEASKAGDRSFTLIARELRTLSEKVSLFAKEITGRVSLTTQTVEKERRIQIEKLEELERIMGESSSLTQELDRYDESVRRISDSFEMQLKRIGNIEEYGREANRLLMRFFEIAQQLVIVQEELLHRDAFVEELMQGLQKNLEDFVSREESYRENKEVVRAILERLKSRITTKRERLLLKDFYRKFLGEEWEEDVSPTDDSIIIF
- a CDS encoding CheR family methyltransferase; this encodes MMSTLSPAMFTRLSGLFYEITGIRLKEYKRYLLEYRLMRLVGPDRRFSSFEELYEALREDHTGELRGLFVHLLTTNYTYFFRESLHFSVVREYLQGRGREEPYVRIWSAGCATGEETYSIAMVVRDALPDVDARDLKILGTDISPEVLYVAHAGVYPIRKVQTSPYDHLLARYCRFDEGEGILEVKDEVKRLVTFRRLNLMEPYPFRRMFDVVFLRNVLIYFDLPEKERILSKVYDVVKPEGYLILGLSESLVGVRHRFLHLKASIYSKRG
- a CDS encoding chemotaxis protein CheD, encoding MHEYFLHPGELIFSRRHMLVKTVLGSCVAVCIHDKVQRIGGMCHYLLPVAPTDEQRSTKYGDVAIRVLLSKFLGKAGSRKEDLLASVIGGAFVVFDEREIFFVGDRNVEVALRLLKEYGVYVLQMNTGGDYGRRVLFEPHTNKLVVEQIKGVTVDDLYDPEA